The Bacillus sp. B-jedd sequence ACTTCCGCCAACGAATTCTTATATGTCTTGCCTACTTCCTTCGTAATAATGGTCGCCAGTTCTTCCTTTTGCTCCTCCAGCAAGTAGATTAACTTGAACAAAACATCGCCCCGTTCCGGGACAGCCACCTGTGACCATGTATTAAACGCCTGCTCCGCGATAGAAATCGCCGCCTCCACATCGCGCTGATCGGATTTTTGGAAATAGCCAAGCACCTCATCCGTGTTCGCCGGGTTGACACTCGCGTACACTTCCCCCGATTGCGCCGCCACCCACTCGCCATTGATGTAATTTAAGTACGTTTGAGCCATTCTTCCTCACCTCTTCTCTTGATTAAAATTTATTATAATATTCTAAATAATAAATAAAAATGTGGCAACCCACAAAGTTTTTTTTCAAACCTTATGGGTCGCCACATATAATTGGGTTGCAATCATCAAATCAACCCATTCTTTTTCATTGCCGAGGCTCAGCCCGAGCACTTCTTCAACCTTTCTCAGCCGGTAATACAGCGTGTTACTGTGGATATGCATCTCGGCTGCCGTGTCCTTATGATTTTTATTATTCCGAATAAAACAAAGCAATGTATTCAGCAAAACCGGATCCGTCTCCAGCAGCCTGCCAATTTTATCCTCTATGTACATATCGATCATCTGCTGGTCCATTTCATGGAAAAGGCGCTCCATGCCAAGCTTTGAATACTCAACCACATTTGCCGTTTTGGACGTTTTTGCATAGCTGACCGAACGGAGTGCCTCCTGATACGATGACGCCAGCTGCTGGACCGCCGTCTTCCGGCCAATTCCGATTAACACATTCTCTCCGCCCAAAATCCGTTCGATTCCATTAATGACTTTTTGCAAAACTTCCTCCGGCGCCTCGCTCGGAAGCAAAAGAATCAGCTGGAACATGTGCGTCACGACAAAACACTTTTTGCAGATTCTCTCAAGCATCTTCTCGATTGAAAGGACAATCCACTGTTTCTCTTTAAGTTTATTATTTTGCCACAGCGAGCCGCCAGCGCCTTCAACAATCACACACTGGATGCCGCTCGTCCGCTCCCACTTCAAATAATGGAGGAGGCGGTTGACATCATAATGCTTCTGCTCATGAATCAACTGGTTGAAAACCTCATTGCGGAAATGGAGCTCCTGCTCGATCAAAGCGCTGTCCTTCGTGATTTCGAGCGCCATCGCCAGGCTCGCATGCTCGATAATCATCTGTTCATTCTCGGCAAAATAGGCAAACGGTTTCTCCAGTTCAAGCATGCCAAGAATCTCCTGCCCCCGGACAATCGGGAAATCCCGTTCACCTTTCTCCACAATCGCCGTTTCGTGATAAACCACCCGCGACCGAATCAATTCTTCCAGTAAAGAAAGGATTGACTCCATCCCATTCCCATCGATAACCACCTGGTAAAACTTTTTATGAATCGAAATCGAATCTGCCAGCATTTGATGCTTCATCAGCAAATCGGTATACACCCGCGAATGCTCAATCGCAATCGCGCTTTGGTCCGCGATAATCTTGATCACTTCAAGATCCGCCATCGAGAAAAGCCCGTCATGGCTGAAATTATCAACAACCAACACCCCAAAACAGCGGCCCTTGTAAATAATCGGCACACAAAACGCGCTCTTAATCTTCCTGTTATAAACCCCTTTCAAATAAGCGCAGTAGTTCTCAGGGGACATCGTTGTCATCGACTCATCAATTTCCTGCTCGGACTTAAACAAAATCGCCTTTTTCTCTGTAAACACACGCCCTGCAATCGACTCATCCAGAGATATGGAAACCTCCCGGAACGCCTCGGCATCGACCCCCTTCCCCTCAACAAACTTCAACTTCTCATCCGACTCGTCATACAAATAAATGATGAACGTGTCCGTCGAACTCACCAGCTCACTCGCAGCCGCAATCAAATTCCGCAGCACTTCCTTCAAATCCAACGACTGCGTCAACAGCTTATTAATCTCCAACAGTTTCATTGCCTTATGTAAATCCAAATCAAATGCCTCGGTTTGAGGGGAAATCATCCCGTTGCCTCCTTTCTATTGCGCTCAATGAAACCACTAGCGCCGGTAGTCTTTAATTGCTCTTACACGATGTTATTAATAAGAGGTTCAACAAAAAGCGTGTGAATCCTGCCCGGATTTCAGTACTCTTTCCTTTTTAGGTGGAAAACCAGCATTTTAAGTTCTAGTAAAAATAAGAAAAATATTAGCTCCTCTAATCTTTTAAAATGAAACACTAAAATCGCCCACATGCTCCAAGGATTGCCAGCCTGGATTGGTCCCGGCCTTATTTTCTTTATGATATGATAGACAAGTTACAAAGCAATTGAGAGGATGTGCAAGTAGTAGTGTCAACAACGATAGGCCGTAATGAGAAGTGCCCATGTGGAAGCGGCAAGAAGTATAAGAAATGCTGCGAGAAGGGGTCAGCTGGACAATTGGACCAGCTGCTAAACAAGGAATTACGGGAGCTTCAAGCTGATATAATAAGATTTACATGGGATCACTATGAATACGAAATTAAAGATTATTTAAAGGAACATAACGATAACTTCCCGATTCCCGATGAGGCAGAAGAGGTGTTTGAATTTTGCGCAGTAACCTGGTTTGCCACATCCCACGCTAAAAATGGAAAAACCGCCATGGATGAATACCTCGGATCTTTATCCAAAAGCAAATACAGGCCAAAGGTAAAAGTAATGGCCGAGGCCTGGGGAAACAGTTACCCTTCAGTGTTCAGGGCAGTCGGGTTGGACAATAGCAAGTCCTTAACCGTTGAAGATATTTTCACAAAAGAAACTACCGAGGTAAAATTACTTGATCAGGACTATTTGCCGGAACAAGGCGATCTCATTATCGCAACAGTCCTTCTTTCAGAGCCGGCGGTGTTCTTTGGGACCTTCTTTAACATCCCGTCAAACATAGCGGATGAAGTTGCTGGGGAAGTACTCCGATTATACGATAAAAACGGTGATGGCAATCCGATCTCCTTTATGAAAGAGTCGTTTCTGCTCATCGTTGATCGATTTATGTTCCCGGAACCTGTACCCCCTATAAACGAGTGGGAATGGCCTTCACAAAAACACCGTGAAGTTGCGGAAGCATATGAGGAATACATAAAGGAATTAGATCATTCAGAGACTTTTGCCAACCAAGGCCTAACTCTTTGGTCCCAATACTGTGAAGAGGCAAACTCTGCAATCAGGAACCCTCAAATCTATACGGCCGCGCTCATCTATTTAATTCTGTCACAGAGACAAACTCCTGTTTCAATTTCTCAAAAGCAACTGGCTGAAGCCTTTGGAATTTCCGCGGGGAGCGTCTCAAGCAAATACAGGGATATGAAAAAAACCCTCGAAAACGAGCTCCAAGCGAAAGAAGAAATAACCACATCAGCGTGAATCAAAAGTCAGATTCTGCTGGGATTACGCAAAGAAAAGGCACAACCGGAGAGAGTGTCCACTCCGTGTTGTGCCTTTTCTTTTTCGGGAAAATTGGTCCATACACCAGGCCTTGCTCCTTCGGCAAATTTCCAAGCATGACATTGTTCCAAAAGAAAAACGCGAATTTTTTCATTACTATTGGTTTTAAAGCACGTTCAAATTGGAACTACTTTGAGCATTAGGGTCTAGTCCTAATTTTCCCATAATAGTAACCTTATAGGGCTTTCCACTCATTGAAATTTATGGATTCTTAATATTCAATTAACATAGACGCAATATGTACGCAATACAATTGAATTGTTGTTTTTGGCCACTCTATTAATCTTTTTCAAAAAAGGGAGGAACCTCATGAGTTCAATATGGAAAAGAAAGATGCTGCCGGTTACGCTTTCTTTTGCCCTTGCTGGAAGTATTATTTCACCAAGCTTTACATCTGCCCTCGGCCCGTTTGATTTGCAGTCTGTTATTGCTCCTGTCCCAATCAATCAATACCAAGCAGACCTCGCACCCGGAGTAAAAGAAAAGCATTATAGTTTTGAAGGAAAAGATGGTAAAAAGATTGAGAGTTTTGTAGTCGATATCGACATCCAAAACCCGACTGTCTCAATCGAGGCAGGAACACCGAATGACGGTAATACATATGGCCTGCAGCCAGTGAGGCAGCAGGCACAAGCAGCGGATAGCGAAAACCATAAAGTTGTAGCAGCCGTAAATGCCGATTTTTATAATATGGCAACGGGTGAGCCACATGGCGTTGTTTACAAAGATGGGCAGGCGGTAAAAGCAACTACCAGCTCATCGCATAAATTCTTTGGAATCACCAAGTCCGGAGAAGCCGTGATTGGGGATGCAACAGTGTATGCCGCCATGAAGGATCAGCTCAAGGAAGCTCTTGGAGGGAATGCCATCCTGGTTAAGGACAGCAAAGTCTATCAAACTCCTCAAACGGGACAAGATAGGGAACCACGGACAGCAGTCGGAATTAAACAAGATGGTGATGTGTTTTTCGTTGTCATTGACGGAAGGCAAGAACCGTATTCAGCCGGTATTTCAATGCCTGACCTGGCACAATTGATGATTGACCTTGGAGCGGTGAGCGCCTTGAATCTGGATGGCGGCGGCTCGTCGACATTCACAACCCGCACCCTGGGCGGAGATGTGCTTGAACTCGACAATCAGCCGTCCGACCGCAACGAACGAAGCGTGGCCAACAGCTGGCTCGTTGTCACACAAGAACCTTCCGACAAAATTTTTGCATCTGCATATATCGAGCCTTATGACAAATCCTTTACACCAAATTCGACCATACAGTTTTCGGCAAAAGGCAGGGACAAATCGATGGCATCCGCCCTCCTTCCGCAATCCGGGTTAAGCTGGTCATTGTCCGATCCATCTTTCGGCACAATCGATGAAACCGGAGCGTTCACTTCAAACGGAAAGAACGGTCAATTCGAGATTCTCTTAAACTACCAGGGACAGCAGGTCGGCAGGAGTATCATCGAAATTGCCCAGCCGGACGACCTCGGCTTTGCTTCAACAGAATTGACGACCGCCAGGAACAGTGAAGTCGACCTCAACTTGACTGCCAAGTTCCAAAAGCGGGTGGTCAATTGGAATCTTCAGGACATCGAGTTCTCAATCCCGGAAGGAATGGGCGAAATCGATGAAGCAGGCGTCCTTCACACTGGTGATAAAAATGTATCAGGGACAATTACCGCGGCATTAAAAGGAACCAGCCACACCGCACAGATGAAGGTCTCTGTCGGAAAAATGCCTGAAGTTATATTTGATTTTGAGAATGGCATCTCTGGCTGGAGAACATCGACCGCCGGCCGCGGTGAAAAAGGAACTCTCAACGTTTCCACCTATCCAGACCAGGTGAGGTTTGGAAATCAAAGCTTAAAATTAGACTATGATTTTACGAATGCACAGACCGGGACAACGCTCGGCGTCTATGCGGGGCCTGGGATCAATACGGCAATCAGTGACAATCCGACCGGCATCGGCATGTGGGTGTATGCAACTCCTGAAGCGCAGGGCTACTGGCTGAGGATGATGATTGTCGATGGCAACGGCAAGAACCAAACAATTGATCTGACAAAAGAAAGCCCTGGTGTTGACTGGACAGGCTGGAAATACATTGAAGCGCCGATTCCATCCTCATTCACAGGCCCATTCAAATTACATTCTACGCAAACTATCCGGATGATGTCGACAAAGTCCGGCATTACAGGCCCGATGACAAAAGGGACAGTCTACATTGATAACATCCGCGCTGTCTATGGTGAAAAGATGGATGATTTGAACCCTCCTGTCATCGAGTCCATCAATGTTGACGGGGAAAATTTTGACACAAACGCAGTTAGTATCAAGGCAAATGTCAGTGAATATGAAGACGACCCATTCAAAACCGGCATCGACTGGGAGAAAGTCAGCATCTATGTCGATGGGGTAAATTACACGGACAAGGAAGGCCATTACTCGTATGATATGGACGGATCTGTTTCACTCAGCGGGCTGACATGGGCGGATGGAACCCACAAAATCACCTTGATGGTACCGGACAAATTCGGCAATCAGGCGATTAAGACGGTTTATTTTGCCATCAGCACCGGGGCTGCCAAAATGGAAGTTGTCAATCAGCAGGAGCAGCCGCTTCTCGGTGACCTGTTCAACCTGACTGTGAAGGCAACCAATCCAGCAGGTTTGACCGGTTCAACCATCAAACTCAATGTGGATAAAAACTTCCCTGTAGAAGGAGTCCAGTTCGGAAATGGGTTCAGCGAAAGTACGTATGCCTATGAAAAAGAAACTGGAACCCTTACATTAAATCTCACGAATACCGGTGCAACATCCTCCGGTGATGCTGCAACCGTCCAGGTCCGCATACCTGCTGACACAAAAGAAGGCAGCAAGCTGACCTATGAGATAGCGGAAGCTATGCTGAATTTCCGGAGCGGAACTGACAGTAATTTTGTTCCGACGTTTTCAATGGCTCCGGTAAGCAAGGAAGTAAAGGGTGCCTTTACGATTACAGCCGACTCGATTTTAATCGGCAAGCCAACCGCCATGACGGTTAAAGATACCAATAACAAGCCAGCAAGCGGCGCTGAGGTCTTTGCTGAGATTGAAGGCAGCAGAGAGCCTATATCACTTGGCACAACCGATGAAAATGGCCAGCTGATTTCCGGTCCAATTACAGATGAAGTCAAAAAAGTTGCACTCTATGTAGTAAAGGACGGCAAGTACTCGTTTAAGATGAACACACAGACATACCCTGCTCTAGCTGCGGAAGATGAAATCAAAAACATCCTTTCCAACCCGGCAGGAGACCCTTATAAAATGAAATCGTTCACCTGGATGTCGAGCCCGCTGACTGACGGTAAGGCGATGGTCAAGTATGCACGCAAGCAGGATTACGAACGCAAAGGCGAGGATGCATTTAATTCTGCCACTGGTACATCAAGCAACCAGGTTTTCTCCGGCGAGCTTGATATTGCGAAAAACGGGATTGTCAGGGTCAATGAAGTACGCTTAAGCAAACTCCAGCAAGGTACCAAGTATGTATACCAGGTTGGAGACGGGCAGAATTGGTCACCAATCGAGGAATTTACGACTGAAAAGCGGAAGCAGAATTTCGAGTTTGCCGTTTTCGGCGACACGCAATCGCCTTCGGATTTAAGCGATTTTAACAAAATCCTTCATGACCAAAGCAAAAACAATCTATCTTTCATGATTCATGTCGGTGACCTGATCGACGAATCGGCCAAGTTCAAACAATGGAACGACGCACTCGGTCTGATGAGTAGCATCAACTCGATTCGTTCAACCGACCTTGTCGCAGCTCTCGGCAACCATGAATACATGGGCGACCCGGACGGCAGCCTCGCAAAAGCCATTTTCAACAACCCGAAAAACGGGCCTGACGTGGACAAGGGCGGCACGTATTCCGTCGAATACAACAACATGCATATTAGCGTTCTCGGGTTTACGGACAGTGCCGAAGTGCTCGATAAGCAGCTCGAGTGGCTGAAGAAGGATATGCAGAACACCGACAAACCTTGGAAAATCCTTGTCACCCACAAGCCGCCATATTATACGAACCCGTTCGGAGGCAATGCCATCATAAAGCAGAAGCTTCCGCCGGTTGTCGATGAGCTCGGCATCGATATCGTATTCTCCGGCCACGACCATTCCTATGGCAGGACGAAAAAAATCAAGGGCGGCCAGGAAGATACAAACGGTACAGTCTACATCGTAGCCGGCACGACTGGTAAAAAACACTACGACGCCGTTGCTGATGAAAAATTCGACTACGTCAACATGGACGCGATCGCAGTCTCCATGCATGCAAAAGTCGACAAGGATACAATCACATTTACCACCATCACATCAGATGGTGAAACAATCGATCAATTCACAGTTAAGAATGAAGAGTATTTTGATACCGGCGAAGAATAGCACTTTATAGGAAAAGGCAGCTGCGGGGTAACCACAGCTGCCTTTTACTAGCTGGACAATCACTATTTCTTTTCCTCAACGATTTTTTGCACGAAAAATGGCGGCCCCTCGCCGCCACCTCCAATTCATTCAACAAACTTCCTCAAATCAGCGTCTCTGCCCATTCAGGATAATCGATAAACGGATTTCTGTTACCCTGAATCTCGAATATAGCCGCATTCCTGTGCTTTTCATATTTAGTTACTGGATATTGGTTATGCCAGGCAAGTAAAAGCGCCAGGTTCACTTTGTCACGGATGTCGACGGTTTTATATCTAAGCATGAAATACATGGTCGCTCTTGAAACGATCCCTTTTCCATACTCCGGCTCGAACTTTTTTTCTTCCGCCATTCCGCATCCTTCCCGGATACGGTTTATAGAAACCTCGGGTTCGTATGAAGCGAAATCATGGTAAGGAAAGTTGCTTCTCATCAAGTTACATGAAGGCTCGCAGGCAAAAAGGTGGTGAAGATCTCCGCGCATTGGTTCTTGCCCATCAAACCAGGATTGCGGGACGACATGCTCACAATTAAACAATTGATTTCCGGACAAGGCACCCAATTCATTTTTTTCCAGGCGTTTCAGCAGCATCATGTCGTGGAGTATTGTCTCCGAAACATCCATTCTCCTTCCGGAATAAAGGCTCTTGAGCTCGCCGTTTTCCTGTAAATCCACCCATGGGTAGACATAGCGATGGGGTGCATACGATGGCCTGTTCTTATGTGTACTTTCAATGATGCGTTGAGTATTGTTTTTTAAATCCGATAAATCAATGTCTTTATAGTACTTAAACTTGTCCTGCTGGCCAGTGTATTCATTATAGTAAGGCTTGTCCGCATTATTTTTCAAAAGGCTACGAATCTCGGATGAAAGATTTAGTTGACTCATAACGCCTTCAATAATGCTGCCTGGAATTCATGATCAAAAATCCTCGATAAATGATCTGGTACGGTTAAATATAAGAGCCCGTTCCCTTCAAGCCGCGGTGAGTGGCCGAGCGGGACTGTTCGTTTAATTAGCTGTGCAAAGAGCTCCGACTCCGATAGCTTTCTATCAAAGCTTCTAATTGCAAGAACCTTGATAAGTGCCAATGCTCCTGACACATGCGGAGCAGCCATCGATGTTCCAGATAAGGCAGCATATGTGCCTCCCGGAAAAGTGGACATTATGTTTTCCCCGGGAGCCACCAGGTCGATTTCATTATTGGAATTCGAAAAATCCGAGGAACGCCTTTCCAGATTTATGGAACCTACGCTGACGACTTCGTTATAGCAGCCTGGATAGGCAAATTCATTCGTGTCGTCCTTTCCATCGCCTTCATTTCCGGCGGCACAGACGACAAGTATATTGTTCCGCACTGCGTTCCTGATGGCTTCATGAAGCTCAGGCATATCGTTCGGACCCCCGAGGGACATTGAAATAATGTCCACTTTCTGTTCCACAGCATAATTAATTCCATCTATAATCCATTTATATTGCCCGGAACCGTTCCGGCCAAGAACCTTTATTATCAACAGATTGGCTTCAGGTGCGGTACCGATGACTCCAAATCCATTCGCTCCCGCAGCGATTGTGCCTGCGACATGGGTGCCATGGCCGTTATAATCTTTGAAAATGTCGGGATTTCCTCTATCATCTGAGGTGAAATTCCTGCCCCCGATGATCCGGTCTTTGAGGTCGGGATGGTCTATGTCACAGCCTGTATCCAGCACAGCAACTGTTATGCCCTTCCCCTTCGTTTCACCCCAGATTTTGGGAGCCTGAATTAATTCTACACCTGAAGGAACTTCGTTTACGGTTTCTGTTGTTTCAACCACTTGGTACGGAATGACACGGACATATCGATTCATTTACTTCCCTCCCTTTAAGTTCAGCTGTGAAGTCAAATCTTGTTGTTCACCCATATTATATTATTTGACAGAATATTCAAACAGTTCCATTTGTCCCATGTGCACAACTCTCCAGAAAAGTCATTCTGGGTAAAAATCCCCAGAGAGTTCCCCGACACCCAGCCACTCGCTAAGATCATAAGTACAGCGTTTAGTATGCAGTTGTTTCCCTAACCAAACATCAAATGAAAAATTTTATTTTCCAAAAAAGCTTGGGGACGGTTCTGAGTTTGCGTTTTGGCAAACTCAGAACCGTCCCCAGTCTTCCACTCTGTCAGGTTATGAAAAAGGAGTGAATAATATTGGATTATAGAACGATAAAATGATCGAATTTTACTAGCTTACTTCCTTCTTCATAATGGCAATTATCTACTACATTTGGCAGCCCTTTTAAATTATTGATTATGTTTTTTACGAAATTTTGGCCTGATACATGGGCATGCAAGTATCCGCCGCCGAATCTGGGGTTGATTTCCGAAATCAGATAACCTCTTGCCGTTTTAAAACAATCGATATCGATTGGGCCATTCGCTTTCAGCGCAATGACCAGTTTCTCAATCAACTCTTTTAGGATCGGATCTTTGTAGGAAACCGATTTATCCGTCTCGCCTGACCGCATGGATATTTTCCTTTTCAAAAATAGATTCGTCACTTCATTTGTAATAAAATCGATATAGCAATCCACGCCAAATTCCTCACCTGATATAAAAGGTTGAATCACGATTTCTTCGGCTTTCTCTTGAAAAATAGTAAGCTCCTGAATGGTTGTAACTTTGTGAATCCCAATACTTGCACTGCCTCTTCTCGGCTTTACAATGAGTGGGAATTC is a genomic window containing:
- a CDS encoding endonuclease I family protein, coding for MSQLNLSSEIRSLLKNNADKPYYNEYTGQQDKFKYYKDIDLSDLKNNTQRIIESTHKNRPSYAPHRYVYPWVDLQENGELKSLYSGRRMDVSETILHDMMLLKRLEKNELGALSGNQLFNCEHVVPQSWFDGQEPMRGDLHHLFACEPSCNLMRSNFPYHDFASYEPEVSINRIREGCGMAEEKKFEPEYGKGIVSRATMYFMLRYKTVDIRDKVNLALLLAWHNQYPVTKYEKHRNAAIFEIQGNRNPFIDYPEWAETLI
- a CDS encoding ATP-grasp domain-containing protein, whose translation is MNILICSAGRRAKLVEFFKEELHKIGGKVVAVDCDPTASALYHADLHEVVPRIDHPAYISHIIDLCKKYEITGILSLIDPELTLLANCKEEFEKNSIQVIVSDKTVVKSCFDKYLTYQFCQEHDLPCVPTYTDIDKVIDELNHNELEFPLIVKPRRGSASIGIHKVTTIQELTIFQEKAEEIVIQPFISGEEFGVDCYIDFITNEVTNLFLKRKISMRSGETDKSVSYKDPILKELIEKLVIALKANGPIDIDCFKTARGYLISEINPRFGGGYLHAHVSGQNFVKNIINNLKGLPNVVDNCHYEEGSKLVKFDHFIVL
- a CDS encoding phosphodiester glycosidase family protein, translating into MSSIWKRKMLPVTLSFALAGSIISPSFTSALGPFDLQSVIAPVPINQYQADLAPGVKEKHYSFEGKDGKKIESFVVDIDIQNPTVSIEAGTPNDGNTYGLQPVRQQAQAADSENHKVVAAVNADFYNMATGEPHGVVYKDGQAVKATTSSSHKFFGITKSGEAVIGDATVYAAMKDQLKEALGGNAILVKDSKVYQTPQTGQDREPRTAVGIKQDGDVFFVVIDGRQEPYSAGISMPDLAQLMIDLGAVSALNLDGGGSSTFTTRTLGGDVLELDNQPSDRNERSVANSWLVVTQEPSDKIFASAYIEPYDKSFTPNSTIQFSAKGRDKSMASALLPQSGLSWSLSDPSFGTIDETGAFTSNGKNGQFEILLNYQGQQVGRSIIEIAQPDDLGFASTELTTARNSEVDLNLTAKFQKRVVNWNLQDIEFSIPEGMGEIDEAGVLHTGDKNVSGTITAALKGTSHTAQMKVSVGKMPEVIFDFENGISGWRTSTAGRGEKGTLNVSTYPDQVRFGNQSLKLDYDFTNAQTGTTLGVYAGPGINTAISDNPTGIGMWVYATPEAQGYWLRMMIVDGNGKNQTIDLTKESPGVDWTGWKYIEAPIPSSFTGPFKLHSTQTIRMMSTKSGITGPMTKGTVYIDNIRAVYGEKMDDLNPPVIESINVDGENFDTNAVSIKANVSEYEDDPFKTGIDWEKVSIYVDGVNYTDKEGHYSYDMDGSVSLSGLTWADGTHKITLMVPDKFGNQAIKTVYFAISTGAAKMEVVNQQEQPLLGDLFNLTVKATNPAGLTGSTIKLNVDKNFPVEGVQFGNGFSESTYAYEKETGTLTLNLTNTGATSSGDAATVQVRIPADTKEGSKLTYEIAEAMLNFRSGTDSNFVPTFSMAPVSKEVKGAFTITADSILIGKPTAMTVKDTNNKPASGAEVFAEIEGSREPISLGTTDENGQLISGPITDEVKKVALYVVKDGKYSFKMNTQTYPALAAEDEIKNILSNPAGDPYKMKSFTWMSSPLTDGKAMVKYARKQDYERKGEDAFNSATGTSSNQVFSGELDIAKNGIVRVNEVRLSKLQQGTKYVYQVGDGQNWSPIEEFTTEKRKQNFEFAVFGDTQSPSDLSDFNKILHDQSKNNLSFMIHVGDLIDESAKFKQWNDALGLMSSINSIRSTDLVAALGNHEYMGDPDGSLAKAIFNNPKNGPDVDKGGTYSVEYNNMHISVLGFTDSAEVLDKQLEWLKKDMQNTDKPWKILVTHKPPYYTNPFGGNAIIKQKLPPVVDELGIDIVFSGHDHSYGRTKKIKGGQEDTNGTVYIVAGTTGKKHYDAVADEKFDYVNMDAIAVSMHAKVDKDTITFTTITSDGETIDQFTVKNEEYFDTGEE
- a CDS encoding helix-turn-helix domain-containing protein, with protein sequence MISPQTEAFDLDLHKAMKLLEINKLLTQSLDLKEVLRNLIAAASELVSSTDTFIIYLYDESDEKLKFVEGKGVDAEAFREVSISLDESIAGRVFTEKKAILFKSEQEIDESMTTMSPENYCAYLKGVYNRKIKSAFCVPIIYKGRCFGVLVVDNFSHDGLFSMADLEVIKIIADQSAIAIEHSRVYTDLLMKHQMLADSISIHKKFYQVVIDGNGMESILSLLEELIRSRVVYHETAIVEKGERDFPIVRGQEILGMLELEKPFAYFAENEQMIIEHASLAMALEITKDSALIEQELHFRNEVFNQLIHEQKHYDVNRLLHYLKWERTSGIQCVIVEGAGGSLWQNNKLKEKQWIVLSIEKMLERICKKCFVVTHMFQLILLLPSEAPEEVLQKVINGIERILGGENVLIGIGRKTAVQQLASSYQEALRSVSYAKTSKTANVVEYSKLGMERLFHEMDQQMIDMYIEDKIGRLLETDPVLLNTLLCFIRNNKNHKDTAAEMHIHSNTLYYRLRKVEEVLGLSLGNEKEWVDLMIATQLYVATHKV
- a CDS encoding S8 family peptidase — its product is MNRYVRVIPYQVVETTETVNEVPSGVELIQAPKIWGETKGKGITVAVLDTGCDIDHPDLKDRIIGGRNFTSDDRGNPDIFKDYNGHGTHVAGTIAAGANGFGVIGTAPEANLLIIKVLGRNGSGQYKWIIDGINYAVEQKVDIISMSLGGPNDMPELHEAIRNAVRNNILVVCAAGNEGDGKDDTNEFAYPGCYNEVVSVGSINLERRSSDFSNSNNEIDLVAPGENIMSTFPGGTYAALSGTSMAAPHVSGALALIKVLAIRSFDRKLSESELFAQLIKRTVPLGHSPRLEGNGLLYLTVPDHLSRIFDHEFQAALLKAL
- a CDS encoding SEC-C metal-binding domain-containing protein, yielding MSTTIGRNEKCPCGSGKKYKKCCEKGSAGQLDQLLNKELRELQADIIRFTWDHYEYEIKDYLKEHNDNFPIPDEAEEVFEFCAVTWFATSHAKNGKTAMDEYLGSLSKSKYRPKVKVMAEAWGNSYPSVFRAVGLDNSKSLTVEDIFTKETTEVKLLDQDYLPEQGDLIIATVLLSEPAVFFGTFFNIPSNIADEVAGEVLRLYDKNGDGNPISFMKESFLLIVDRFMFPEPVPPINEWEWPSQKHREVAEAYEEYIKELDHSETFANQGLTLWSQYCEEANSAIRNPQIYTAALIYLILSQRQTPVSISQKQLAEAFGISAGSVSSKYRDMKKTLENELQAKEEITTSA